Proteins from one Nicotiana tabacum cultivar K326 chromosome 23, ASM71507v2, whole genome shotgun sequence genomic window:
- the LOC142177059 gene encoding uncharacterized protein LOC142177059 codes for MSLVNTTFDGKGFQGWRRSVLITLSAKNKIGFINGACPAPALTSRDYQPWSRCIDMVTSWLLNSLSKDIGDNVIYSKSTKDLWTSLEHRFGQSNGAKLYHLRKELSRLVQETSDIASYFTKLKRLWDELDSLNCDVKCSCLCVCEGKQKLEKSLDDEKLIQFLMGLNDSYGQARGTIPYQA; via the coding sequence ATGTCTCTTGTCAACACAACTTTTGATGGAAAAGGATTCCAAGGATGGAGAAGGTCTGTGCTTATAACACTatctgctaaaaataaaataggaTTCATCAATGGTGCTTGCCCTGCTCCAGCTCTCACTTCCAGAGACTATCAGCCTTGGAGCAGGTGTATTGACATGGTAACATCCTGGTTGCTCAACTCATTGTCCAAAGACATAGGAGACAATGTCATTTACTCTAAATCTACTAAAGATCTCTGGACCAGCCTTGAACATAGGTTTGGTCAGTCAAATGGAGCTAAACTCTATCACCTGAGGAAGGAATTATCAAGGTTAGTACAGGAAACTAGTGACATAGCAAGCTACTTTACAAAACTCAAACGTTTATGGGATGAATTGGATTCACTTAATTGTGATGTGAAGTGCAGTTGTTTGTGTGTCTGTGAAGGGAAGCAAAAATTGGAAAAGTCACTAGATGATGAAAAGCTTATTCAGTTTCTTATGGGTTTAAATGATAGTTATGGCCAAGCAAGGGGAACCATCCCCTACCAAGCATAA